The following are encoded together in the Scytonema millei VB511283 genome:
- a CDS encoding VOC family protein: MQVRNSYTRLLVTDLKACFAFYRDILEFKVIVDATQEGYAEFAAGDMKLAVSQRQEMAEIIGSDRLPLHAECQDRAVLVFIVADVETVCHELKQKGIKFTREPMSNPSYDLKTAYIRDPDGNLIGIYQYMI; the protein is encoded by the coding sequence ATGCAAGTTCGTAATTCTTACACTAGGCTTTTAGTAACTGACTTAAAAGCTTGTTTTGCTTTTTATCGGGATATTTTGGAATTTAAGGTAATAGTAGATGCTACTCAGGAAGGGTATGCTGAATTTGCCGCTGGAGATATGAAACTAGCAGTATCGCAACGGCAAGAAATGGCAGAAATAATTGGTAGCGATCGCCTCCCACTTCATGCAGAATGTCAAGATCGCGCCGTATTAGTTTTTATAGTTGCTGATGTAGAAACAGTTTGTCACGAATTAAAACAAAAGGGAATTAAATTTACTAGAGAGCCAATGAGTAATCCTAGCTACGATCTCAAAACTGCTTATATACGCGATCCTGATGGAAACTTAATTGGGATTTATCAATATATGATTTAA
- a CDS encoding oxidoreductase: protein MISGQNSRVWLITGSSSGFGRAIAQAVLDRGEKVVVTARNPQQVEDIQTKYPDGALAVQLDVTQPAQVQAAVEKAIAKFGRIDVLVNNAGYGAMGALEELSDEATRRQFETNVFGALNMMRAVLPSMRQHRSGYILNLSSVGGFVSFPGAGIYCATKFALEALSEALVKEVEALGIKIIIVEPGAFRTDFNGRSLVLADTQIADYEPVISGFRQWLQDMDGKQPGDPVKAAEAMIQAVNSDNPPLRLALGADAVSAIETKLESVKAEMGAWKDVAVNTAYEGATVGAIGG, encoded by the coding sequence ATGATATCTGGGCAAAATTCTCGCGTGTGGTTGATTACAGGTAGTTCCAGTGGTTTCGGGAGAGCGATCGCCCAAGCAGTATTAGATCGGGGCGAGAAAGTCGTGGTAACGGCGCGAAATCCCCAGCAGGTTGAAGATATTCAGACAAAATATCCCGATGGCGCCCTAGCAGTACAGCTAGACGTGACTCAGCCAGCACAAGTCCAAGCAGCAGTAGAAAAAGCGATCGCTAAATTCGGACGCATTGACGTACTGGTAAATAATGCTGGCTACGGTGCGATGGGGGCGTTGGAAGAACTCAGCGATGAAGCAACCCGCCGCCAGTTTGAAACGAATGTTTTTGGGGCGCTGAACATGATGCGGGCGGTGCTACCCTCGATGCGGCAGCACCGCAGTGGATACATTCTCAACCTTTCTTCGGTAGGTGGTTTTGTGTCCTTTCCTGGTGCTGGAATTTACTGTGCGACTAAGTTTGCTCTAGAAGCCTTGTCTGAAGCACTTGTCAAGGAAGTAGAGGCGTTAGGGATTAAAATTATCATCGTCGAACCAGGGGCGTTCAGGACAGATTTCAACGGGCGATCGCTCGTCCTAGCTGATACTCAAATTGCCGACTACGAACCCGTAATTAGCGGTTTCCGTCAGTGGTTGCAAGATATGGATGGCAAGCAACCGGGCGATCCCGTTAAAGCAGCCGAGGCAATGATTCAAGCCGTAAATAGCGACAACCCACCTTTACGACTCGCTTTAGGTGCAGATGCCGTGAGTGCAATTGAAACAAAACTAGAATCAGTCAAGGCAGAGATGGGGGCTTGGAAAGACGTAGCCGTGAATACGGCTTATGAAGGGGCGACTGTCGGCGCGATCGGCGGGTAA
- a CDS encoding NADP-dependent oxidoreductase, whose protein sequence is MKAIRMHAYGGADVLKYEDVPLPQPAADEVLIRIYAAGVNPVDWKIREGYVGKTFKLPHILGADVAGVVESVGDAVQRLKPGDEVYGYASLRREGTYAEYIAAKESEVTLKPKSIDFIQAAALPVAALTSWQAIFDTAHLEAGQKILIHAASGGVGSIAVQLAKAKGAHVIGTTSTRNTEFIRKLGVDEAIDYQATPFEDVVRDLDVVLDTIGGETRSRSLKVLKPDGILVSIVGSPSESASVRVAVTHVQPNAAQLAEITTLIDSGQVKPHVETILPLSEAAQAHQLSQSGRTRGKIVLRVD, encoded by the coding sequence ATGAAAGCAATTCGGATGCACGCTTATGGTGGTGCAGATGTCCTAAAGTACGAAGACGTGCCGCTACCTCAACCCGCAGCAGATGAAGTTTTAATTCGGATTTATGCGGCAGGAGTTAATCCTGTAGATTGGAAGATTCGCGAGGGATATGTGGGTAAAACCTTCAAATTGCCTCATATTCTCGGTGCTGATGTTGCGGGAGTTGTGGAGTCTGTTGGTGATGCGGTACAGCGACTGAAGCCAGGAGATGAAGTATACGGCTACGCTAGCTTGCGGCGGGAAGGTACGTATGCTGAATACATCGCTGCTAAAGAATCGGAAGTCACGCTAAAACCCAAAAGCATCGATTTTATTCAAGCAGCAGCTTTACCAGTGGCAGCGCTGACATCTTGGCAGGCAATCTTTGATACGGCGCACTTAGAGGCAGGACAAAAAATTCTCATTCATGCCGCATCTGGTGGAGTCGGATCGATCGCCGTGCAATTGGCAAAAGCCAAGGGTGCGCATGTTATCGGTACAACTTCTACTCGGAATACTGAATTTATCCGCAAATTGGGAGTAGACGAAGCAATAGATTACCAAGCAACACCATTTGAAGATGTCGTGCGCGATCTCGATGTGGTATTAGATACAATTGGTGGTGAAACGCGATCGCGATCGCTCAAAGTCCTCAAACCAGATGGAATACTCGTTTCAATTGTCGGTTCACCATCAGAAAGTGCCAGCGTGAGAGTTGCTGTGACTCACGTACAACCAAATGCGGCGCAATTAGCTGAAATTACCACTCTCATCGACTCAGGGCAAGTTAAACCTCATGTAGAAACGATACTACCCTTGAGCGAAGCCGCACAAGCACACCAGTTAAGCCAGAGCGGACGGACGCGGGGTAAAATCGTGCTGCGGGTTGACTAA
- a CDS encoding 16S rRNA (cytosine(967)-C(5))-methyltransferase, translated as MENPRQLAFIALKAVHRDAYADVALDWVLSQSNLNANDRRLVTELVYGSVRRMRSLDALIDRLAKKKSHQQPPDLRTILHLGLYQLCYLTQIPSSAAVNTTVELAKTNGLAGLKGFVNGILRQLIREMEGSREQGAGSRGREQRSRGAEEQRGRGSISSHQPLATSHSCQLSSSSVAPASTVIPLPEDPVERLGILHSYPNWMIELWLEQLGLVETEQLCEWFNQSPAIDLRVNTLQTSIEEVERQLQATGVSVTRLPHLPQALRLTGSIGAIQNLPGYSAGWWTVQDSSAQLVSHVLDPQAGEVAIDACAAPGGKTTHIAELMQDKGTIWACDRTTSRLNKLKTNAERLQLRSIKICPGDSRSLPQFTNIADRVLLDAPCSGLGTLHRHADARWRQTPASVQELANLQRELLDRTATWVKPGGILVYATCTLHPLENERAVEWFLSSHPQWQIDPLPPDSPATPFSTAAGWLKLYPHQHQMDGFFMVRLKKREQ; from the coding sequence ATGGAAAATCCTCGCCAACTAGCTTTTATCGCTCTCAAGGCAGTACATCGCGATGCCTATGCAGATGTCGCTTTAGATTGGGTACTCAGTCAATCGAATTTAAATGCTAACGATCGCCGTTTGGTAACAGAATTAGTTTATGGCAGCGTTAGGAGAATGCGATCGCTCGATGCTCTGATCGATCGCTTAGCTAAAAAAAAATCTCACCAACAACCCCCCGACTTACGCACTATTCTCCATCTCGGCTTATACCAGCTATGCTACCTGACTCAAATTCCCTCCTCTGCTGCTGTCAATACGACAGTGGAATTGGCAAAAACTAATGGTTTGGCTGGATTGAAGGGATTTGTCAATGGGATTTTGCGTCAATTGATTCGGGAGATGGAAGGGAGCAGGGAGCAGGGAGCAGGGAGCAGGGGAAGAGAACAGAGGAGCAGAGGAGCAGAGGAGCAGAGGGGCAGAGGAAGTATCTCTAGCCACCAGCCACTAGCCACTAGTCACTCATGTCAACTGTCTTCAAGTAGTGTAGCGCCAGCGTCTACTGTCATCCCATTACCAGAAGATCCAGTTGAAAGACTAGGAATTCTACACAGTTACCCTAATTGGATGATTGAATTGTGGCTGGAACAGTTGGGTTTGGTAGAGACAGAACAACTGTGTGAATGGTTTAATCAATCGCCAGCGATCGATCTACGAGTTAATACTTTACAAACTTCTATCGAAGAAGTAGAGAGGCAGTTACAAGCAACAGGAGTGTCTGTAACGCGGCTTCCCCATCTACCCCAAGCTTTGAGGTTGACTGGCAGTATTGGTGCAATTCAAAACTTGCCTGGATATAGTGCGGGATGGTGGACTGTACAAGATAGTAGCGCTCAACTTGTGAGTCATGTACTCGATCCGCAAGCGGGGGAAGTTGCGATCGATGCTTGTGCTGCACCTGGAGGTAAGACAACTCACATCGCCGAATTAATGCAAGATAAAGGGACAATTTGGGCTTGCGATCGCACGACATCTCGTTTGAATAAACTTAAAACAAATGCCGAACGCTTACAACTGCGATCGATAAAAATTTGTCCTGGGGATAGTCGTTCTCTGCCTCAATTTACGAATATAGCCGATCGCGTGTTGCTTGATGCTCCCTGTTCTGGATTAGGAACTTTGCACCGCCACGCCGATGCTCGTTGGCGACAAACGCCCGCATCAGTACAAGAACTTGCTAACCTACAAAGAGAACTACTCGATCGCACGGCTACCTGGGTGAAACCTGGTGGTATTCTTGTCTACGCCACTTGCACTCTTCATCCTTTAGAAAATGAAAGAGCAGTGGAATGGTTTTTATCAAGCCATCCCCAATGGCAAATCGATCCTCTTCCACCCGATTCTCCTGCAACTCCATTTTCCACCGCCGCAGGCTGGCTGAAGTTATATCCCCATCAGCATCAAATGGATGGCTTTTTTATGGTTCGATTGAAGAAGAGGGAGCAGTGA
- a CDS encoding tellurite resistance TerB family protein, with amino-acid sequence MTNNSNTKTLMKILIGAAWLDGKIQPAERKYLQQVAQAKNLADDPEIRPLLNELRTVQPTECYEWIQAYLGDRPSETAYQSLIEAISGLIYSDGDVAVEEAKLLNKIESSHSEEIEHHSIHNSTIHAIQKLYRRWVETQN; translated from the coding sequence ATGACTAATAATTCTAATACCAAAACTTTAATGAAAATCTTGATTGGTGCTGCTTGGTTGGACGGTAAAATTCAACCAGCGGAAAGAAAATATCTTCAGCAAGTCGCTCAAGCAAAAAATTTGGCTGACGATCCAGAGATTCGACCTTTACTCAACGAACTCCGAACAGTACAGCCTACAGAATGTTATGAATGGATTCAAGCATATTTGGGCGATCGCCCTAGTGAAACAGCTTATCAAAGTTTGATTGAAGCTATTAGCGGCTTAATTTATAGTGATGGCGATGTTGCCGTAGAAGAGGCTAAATTGCTCAACAAAATAGAGTCTTCTCATTCAGAGGAAATAGAGCATCATTCCATTCACAATTCCACAATTCACGCAATTCAAAAGCTCTACCGCCGTTGGGTAGAGACTCAAAATTAG
- the psb35 gene encoding photosystem II assembly protein Psb35 gives MHILMQAAADAAVNQPHFPISATLVYVVGFIAAATIGSVAWYNSKRPVGWEDKERPGVVPEVKKEETPGVGEPK, from the coding sequence ATGCACATATTAATGCAAGCAGCAGCAGATGCGGCAGTAAATCAGCCCCACTTTCCAATCTCTGCAACTCTAGTATATGTAGTTGGTTTTATTGCTGCTGCGACAATTGGTTCAGTTGCTTGGTACAATTCCAAGCGTCCTGTAGGTTGGGAAGATAAAGAACGTCCCGGCGTAGTACCAGAAGTGAAAAAAGAAGAAACTCCTGGAGTTGGCGAACCAAAATAA
- a CDS encoding homogentisate phytyltransferase, whose translation MKRTVKTQRTPKVRRLNLVEWLYAFWKFSRPHTIIGTSLSVLGMYLIAFDAQIDLSQLPTPTRAGFADSSLVERIIQLSTSVRAGFVDSSLIERIIQLSTSVRAGFVDSSLIERIIHWLNPPLQPLFLAWVACLCGNIYIVGLNQLEDVEIDKINKPHLPIASGEFSRRTGQILIAITGLLALVLAGVAGWYLFGMVAISLAIGTAYSLPPIRLKRFPFWAALCIFSVRGAIVNLGLFLHFNWLWQGFSGIPSSVWTLTLFILVFTFAIAIFKDIPDLEGDRQYHITTFTIALGKEKVFNLALWVITTCYIGIIIAGILGLPSVNSTFLISTHLLLLALLWWRSRQVNLQDKSAIASCYQFIWKLFFLEYILFPVACLLG comes from the coding sequence ATGAAACGTACCGTCAAGACGCAGAGAACGCCGAAAGTCAGGCGATTAAATTTAGTTGAGTGGCTTTATGCTTTTTGGAAGTTCTCGCGTCCCCACACAATTATCGGTACGAGTTTAAGCGTCTTAGGAATGTATTTAATTGCCTTTGATGCACAAATCGATCTTTCCCAACTTCCAACTCCCACACGGGCGGGTTTTGCAGATAGCTCTCTTGTCGAACGCATAATTCAACTCTCGACTTCCGTACGGGCGGGTTTTGTAGATAGTTCTCTCATCGAACGCATAATTCAACTCTCGACTTCCGTACGGGCGGGTTTTGTAGATAGTTCTCTCATCGAACGCATAATTCATTGGCTAAACCCGCCCCTACAGCCCCTATTTTTGGCGTGGGTTGCTTGTCTGTGTGGCAATATTTATATTGTTGGCTTGAATCAACTGGAAGATGTTGAAATCGACAAAATTAATAAACCTCATTTACCAATAGCATCTGGTGAGTTTTCCCGGCGTACAGGTCAAATTTTAATAGCCATAACGGGGCTTTTAGCGCTAGTATTAGCTGGGGTTGCTGGATGGTATTTATTTGGCATGGTAGCAATCAGTTTAGCTATTGGAACAGCTTATTCCTTACCACCAATCCGGTTGAAAAGATTTCCTTTTTGGGCAGCTTTATGCATTTTTTCGGTTAGAGGAGCAATAGTCAACTTAGGATTATTTCTACATTTCAACTGGTTATGGCAAGGATTTTCAGGAATTCCTAGCTCGGTTTGGACGCTAACTTTATTTATTTTAGTATTTACCTTTGCGATCGCAATCTTTAAGGACATTCCCGATTTAGAAGGCGATCGCCAATATCACATTACAACTTTCACCATTGCTTTAGGGAAAGAAAAAGTTTTTAACCTAGCACTTTGGGTAATAACTACATGTTATATAGGTATAATAATTGCAGGAATTCTAGGACTTCCCTCAGTTAACTCAACTTTTCTCATCAGTACCCACTTATTACTCTTAGCTTTGCTATGGTGGCGCAGCCGTCAAGTAAACTTACAAGATAAAAGCGCGATCGCGAGTTGTTATCAATTCATTTGGAAACTCTTCTTTTTAGAATATATTTTGTTTCCGGTAGCTTGTTTGCTGGGTTAA
- a CDS encoding methyltransferase domain-containing protein — protein sequence MSATLYERIGQFYDSSSSVWEQVWGEHMHHGYYGTDGKQRKERRQAQIDLIEELLQWADVEQAKHILDVGCGIGGSSLYLAQKYNAQATGITLSPFQANRAAQRAQAIGLSQKTEFLVADAQNMPFADNSFDFVWALESGEHMPDKVQFMQECYRVLQPGGKLIMVTWCHRPTDAQSGGILTADEQKHLNEIYEVYHLPYTIALPEYEAIARNLNLNGIRTADWSTAVAPFWDVVIDSALNPTAILGLILSGWETIQAALSLGLMQRGYQRGLIRFGLLCGIK from the coding sequence ATGAGTGCAACACTTTACGAGCGGATTGGGCAATTCTACGATTCCTCCTCTAGTGTGTGGGAACAGGTGTGGGGGGAACACATGCATCATGGCTACTATGGCACAGATGGAAAACAGAGAAAAGAGCGGCGACAGGCACAAATTGATTTAATTGAAGAACTGCTGCAATGGGCAGATGTCGAGCAAGCAAAGCATATCCTTGATGTTGGCTGCGGTATAGGTGGTAGTTCGCTATATCTCGCCCAAAAATACAATGCCCAAGCCACGGGAATTACTCTCAGCCCGTTTCAAGCAAATCGAGCGGCTCAACGCGCTCAAGCTATCGGGTTGAGTCAAAAAACCGAATTTTTAGTTGCAGATGCTCAGAATATGCCTTTTGCGGATAACAGTTTTGACTTTGTTTGGGCATTAGAAAGCGGTGAACATATGCCCGATAAGGTTCAGTTCATGCAAGAGTGCTACCGCGTGCTGCAACCTGGGGGAAAGCTAATTATGGTGACTTGGTGTCATCGCCCTACGGATGCTCAGTCAGGAGGTATTCTGACAGCAGACGAGCAAAAGCATCTAAACGAGATTTACGAGGTGTATCACTTACCTTACACGATCGCCTTACCGGAATATGAAGCGATCGCCCGCAATCTTAATTTAAACGGCATCCGTACCGCAGATTGGTCAACTGCTGTAGCGCCATTTTGGGATGTAGTCATCGATTCCGCTCTTAATCCCACGGCAATATTAGGTTTAATTTTATCTGGCTGGGAAACAATTCAAGCAGCATTGTCTCTGGGGCTGATGCAGCGGGGCTACCAGCGTGGTTTAATTCGATTTGGCTTGTTGTGTGGGATTAAGTAA
- a CDS encoding TrkH family potassium uptake protein, translating into MTVPRTISLGFLAVIAVGTLLLMLPFSSSSGDWTNPIVALFTSTSAVCVTGLSVVDVGTYFSFFGQVILVALVQIGGLGYMTATTFLLVLIGVKFGLRDKVAIQQALDRTGLSNSADLIRSIIGVTLIFEITGIFLLLPVFTPQYGIDRALWLAIFHSVNAWNNAGFGLFKDSFIGYQSSVLLNLVVTGLIIFGGIGYGVLFQIYIYLRDRIQRKPERVVFSLDLKVAISTSLILLIAGTVAFFLIESRNPNTFGNLSWQNKILAAWFQSVTPRTAGFNTIDIGKMTNAGLFLTIAFMFIGASPGGTGGGIKTTTLRVLTSCTKAILQGKEEVLLYERQIPLNLILKAVGVLVGSIATVILATILISLTDPNIDFIQILFEVVSAFATVGLSTGITANVSAAAKLVLIATMFIGRVGILLLIGAVLGDPRPTAIHYPEENLLVG; encoded by the coding sequence ATGACTGTTCCTCGAACTATTTCTTTAGGATTTTTAGCGGTAATCGCTGTTGGAACGTTGCTGTTGATGTTGCCTTTTTCTTCTAGTAGCGGTGATTGGACTAACCCAATTGTGGCGCTGTTTACGTCTACTTCTGCTGTTTGTGTTACTGGGTTATCTGTAGTAGATGTGGGGACTTATTTCTCATTTTTTGGACAGGTAATTTTGGTTGCTTTGGTGCAAATTGGTGGTTTGGGTTACATGACAGCTACCACTTTTTTATTAGTTTTAATTGGAGTGAAATTTGGATTGCGCGATAAAGTGGCAATTCAACAAGCGCTCGACCGAACAGGTTTATCTAATAGTGCCGATTTAATCCGTTCGATCATTGGCGTAACTCTAATTTTTGAAATTACGGGAATCTTTCTACTTCTACCAGTTTTTACACCTCAATATGGAATCGATCGCGCCTTGTGGCTAGCTATATTTCATAGTGTCAATGCTTGGAACAATGCGGGTTTCGGTTTATTTAAAGATAGTTTTATAGGCTATCAATCTTCGGTCTTATTAAATTTAGTCGTAACTGGATTAATTATCTTTGGTGGAATCGGATATGGAGTTCTTTTTCAAATTTATATCTATTTGCGCGATCGCATCCAACGCAAGCCAGAAAGAGTCGTGTTTTCTCTAGATTTGAAAGTAGCAATTAGCACGAGTTTAATTTTATTGATTGCTGGTACAGTTGCTTTCTTTTTAATCGAGTCGAGAAATCCCAATACTTTCGGTAATCTTAGTTGGCAAAATAAAATACTAGCTGCTTGGTTTCAGTCTGTGACTCCTAGAACAGCTGGATTTAACACGATTGATATTGGTAAAATGACCAATGCTGGCTTATTTCTGACTATTGCCTTTATGTTTATTGGTGCAAGTCCAGGTGGTACGGGGGGAGGTATCAAAACTACAACTTTGCGCGTGTTAACTAGCTGCACCAAGGCAATTTTACAAGGCAAAGAGGAGGTACTACTTTACGAGCGCCAAATTCCACTCAACCTGATTTTAAAAGCTGTTGGCGTACTAGTTGGTTCCATCGCCACGGTCATACTAGCAACAATTTTGATATCCTTGACTGACCCGAACATAGATTTTATTCAAATCTTGTTTGAAGTCGTGTCTGCTTTTGCTACTGTAGGACTTTCGACCGGAATCACTGCCAATGTCTCTGCTGCGGCTAAGTTAGTCTTAATCGCCACCATGTTTATCGGACGGGTAGGTATTTTGTTACTCATAGGAGCCGTACTAGGAGATCCTCGCCCTACTGCTATCCACTATCCCGAAGAAAATTTACTTGTGGGATAA
- a CDS encoding potassium channel family protein, whose protein sequence is MNLSSLGFFRSLRKDNHQFAVIGLGRFGRAVCSTLHRLGYEVLATDIDEKNVNQVMSEHIAAHAVQLDSTDSVALKEAGIYEFDTVIVAIGNYIQESIITTLNLKEGGVPHIVAKASSGVHCKLLHRVGADHVVFPEYEAGCELARSLTKPAILDRFDLDPDNSIVEVIVPDEFHGKTIGDLQIRNRYGLNLLAVSQDGKFEINPDPRKRLEKGSAMVVIGCNKDINRLPI, encoded by the coding sequence GTGAATCTGTCGTCTTTAGGTTTTTTTCGCAGTCTCCGCAAAGATAACCACCAGTTTGCAGTCATTGGCTTAGGGCGGTTTGGGCGTGCTGTCTGCTCTACTTTACATCGATTGGGTTATGAGGTACTAGCGACGGACATTGATGAGAAAAACGTCAATCAGGTTATGAGCGAACATATTGCAGCTCACGCTGTACAACTTGATTCTACTGACTCTGTAGCGTTAAAAGAAGCGGGAATTTACGAGTTTGATACGGTCATTGTTGCGATTGGTAACTATATACAAGAAAGTATTATTACGACGCTGAACTTGAAAGAAGGTGGCGTACCGCATATTGTGGCAAAAGCATCTTCAGGGGTTCATTGCAAATTGTTACATCGCGTTGGCGCGGATCACGTTGTCTTTCCTGAGTATGAAGCAGGATGCGAGTTAGCGCGATCGCTCACCAAACCAGCTATTCTCGATCGCTTCGACCTCGATCCAGATAATAGCATCGTTGAAGTTATCGTACCTGACGAATTTCATGGCAAAACAATCGGCGATCTACAAATTCGCAACCGCTATGGTTTAAACTTGCTAGCAGTGAGTCAAGATGGCAAATTTGAAATCAACCCCGATCCTAGAAAACGCTTAGAGAAGGGTTCTGCTATGGTTGTAATTGGTTGTAATAAGGATATTAATCGCTTACCAATTTAA
- the lipA gene encoding lipoyl synthase, translating into MTVKPEWLRVKAPQWQRVGKVKDILRDLALNTVCEEASCPNIGECFNAGTATFLIMGPACTRACPYCDIDFEKKPKPLDPTEPQRLAEAVRRLRLNHVVITSVNRDDLSDGGASQFVGCIQAIRELSPQTTIEVLIPDLCANWDALATILQAQPEVLNHNTETVPRLYRRVRPQGDYDRSLELLRRARTLAPSVYTKSGLMVGLGETDAEICQVMQDLRAVNCDILTLGQYLQPSQKHLKIDSFIAPEQFDAWREYGESLGFLQVVSSPLTRSSYHAEQVRELMQRYPR; encoded by the coding sequence GTGACTGTTAAGCCAGAGTGGTTACGGGTAAAAGCGCCGCAGTGGCAGCGCGTCGGTAAAGTTAAAGACATTTTGCGAGATTTAGCCCTCAATACTGTCTGCGAAGAAGCCTCATGTCCTAATATTGGCGAGTGTTTTAATGCAGGTACGGCAACGTTTTTGATTATGGGTCCAGCTTGTACCCGTGCTTGTCCCTACTGCGATATTGATTTTGAAAAAAAACCTAAACCCCTAGATCCCACAGAACCACAACGCCTAGCTGAAGCAGTTCGGCGGCTGCGGCTCAATCATGTCGTGATCACTTCCGTAAATAGAGACGATTTATCGGATGGGGGTGCATCTCAGTTTGTCGGCTGTATTCAAGCTATTCGCGAACTATCCCCGCAAACTACGATTGAGGTCTTAATTCCCGATTTATGTGCGAATTGGGATGCTTTGGCGACGATTTTACAGGCGCAACCAGAAGTCTTAAATCACAATACAGAAACCGTTCCCCGACTGTATCGGCGAGTACGTCCCCAAGGAGACTACGATCGCTCCTTAGAATTGTTAAGGCGAGCGCGTACTTTAGCTCCTTCTGTCTACACTAAATCTGGTTTGATGGTAGGACTGGGAGAAACTGATGCTGAAATTTGCCAGGTGATGCAAGATCTACGGGCTGTAAATTGCGATATTCTCACACTAGGACAATATCTTCAACCCAGCCAAAAGCATTTAAAAATAGATAGTTTTATTGCTCCAGAACAATTTGATGCTTGGCGGGAGTATGGTGAATCTTTGGGTTTCCTGCAAGTGGTTTCTTCACCCCTGACCCGGAGTTCCTATCACGCCGAACAAGTGCGGGAGTTGATGCAGCGTTATCCTCGCTAA
- a CDS encoding tRNA (5-methylaminomethyl-2-thiouridine)(34)-methyltransferase MnmD, whose amino-acid sequence MPSPCSLLPKLTADGSYTFFSTEFGEAYHSQFGARQEAEFKFVEPTQLRQKARQQKSLRLLDVCYGLGYNTAAALTAIWDVNPNCDVEVVGLELDPTVPQAAIAHNLLNDWSPLVPQLTQLATTHQLTTDRLQAKLLLGDARQSIQTLQASGFQADAVFLDPFSPPTCPQLWTVEFLGYVARCMHSSGILATYSCAASVRAALQTAGLKIGSTSPVGRRSPGTVASWNDLALPPLSQEEREHLQTRAAIPYRDPQLCDSAEIICQRRIQEQQTSPLEPTSRWRKRRSKNAN is encoded by the coding sequence TTGCCCTCTCCCTGCTCCCTGCTCCCTAAACTCACAGCCGATGGCTCTTACACGTTTTTCTCAACTGAATTTGGCGAAGCGTATCACAGTCAATTTGGGGCGCGTCAGGAAGCTGAGTTTAAGTTTGTGGAACCGACACAACTACGGCAAAAGGCTCGGCAACAAAAATCTTTACGATTACTAGATGTATGTTACGGCTTGGGCTACAACACTGCCGCTGCTTTAACTGCAATTTGGGACGTTAACCCCAATTGTGATGTAGAAGTCGTGGGCTTAGAGTTAGATCCAACAGTACCCCAAGCGGCGATCGCCCACAATCTTCTCAATGATTGGTCGCCACTCGTACCCCAATTAACTCAGTTAGCCACAACTCATCAACTTACAACAGATCGCCTGCAAGCAAAATTATTGCTAGGTGATGCTAGACAGTCTATTCAAACATTACAAGCATCTGGATTTCAAGCAGATGCGGTTTTTCTCGATCCATTTTCCCCACCTACCTGTCCTCAGCTATGGACGGTAGAGTTTTTAGGATACGTAGCTCGATGTATGCATAGTAGTGGAATTTTGGCAACTTATTCCTGTGCTGCATCTGTACGAGCGGCTTTACAAACAGCAGGATTGAAAATCGGCTCCACATCACCCGTAGGTAGGCGATCGCCTGGTACTGTAGCTAGTTGGAACGATCTTGCCTTACCCCCACTTTCCCAGGAAGAACGAGAGCATTTACAGACCCGTGCGGCAATACCCTATCGCGATCCTCAGTTGTGCGATTCAGCCGAGATAATTTGTCAAAGACGAATCCAAGAACAACAAACCAGTCCATTAGAACCAACGTCCCGCTGGCGCAAGCGAAGAAGTAAAAACGCTAACTAA